The Kineococcus radiotolerans SRS30216 = ATCC BAA-149 genomic interval AGGCCGAGGACCCCGTGGCGCTGGCCGCCCGGCTGCGCCGCGCCGGCCACGACCCCGCCCTCGCCGCGCTGGCCACCACCCAGTCGCGGCTGCGGGCGAGGGCCGCCTCGAAGTTCGGGCCCCGGGCGCAGGACCTGCTGCTCACCGCCGCGGGGGCCGAGCAGGCCACCCGGGCCGTCGTCGCCGCCGAGCACGCCCGCCGGTTCGCCGCCGCCGGGGTGCGCCGCGTGGCCGACCTCGGGTGCGGGGTGGGGGCGGACTCGCTGGCGTTCCTGGACGCCGGGCTCGACGTCCTGGCCGTCGATGCGGACCCGGTGACGGCGGCGGTCGCCGCGCACAACCTGGGCCGGCCGGTGCGGTGCGCCGACGTCACCGCCGGGGTCGTCGACGAGCTGGGCCCGGGCGACGGCGCCTGGTTCGACCCGGCCCGGCGCACCTCGGGGGGCCGGCGCCTCTTCGACCCCGAGGCGACCTCCCCCCCGCTGTCCTTCGTCCTCGCCACCGCCGCCCGCGTCCCTGCGACGGGCGCGAAGCTCGCCCCCGGGCTGCCGCACGACCTCGTGCCCGCCGGGGCGGAGGCGCAGTGGACGTCGGTGGACGGCGAGGTCGTCGAGTGCGCGCTGTGGTCCGGTCCGCTGGCGCGGCCGGGGACCGGGCGCAGCGCGCGCGTGGTGCGCGGGGGGCCCTCCGGGGCGGCGGTGGTGGAGGTCGACGACACCGACCTGCCGGTGGCCGACGTCGGGCCCGTCGGGGAGTTCCTGCACGAACCCGACGGCGCGGTGATCCGCGCCGGCCTCGTCGCCCGGGTGGCCGCCGACCTGGGGGGACGCCTGGTCGACGAGACCATCGCCTACGTGACGACCGACACCGGCCTCACCTCCCCCCTCACCCGGGCGTTCCGCGTCCTGGAGGTCCTGCCGTTCGGGCTGAAACCCCTGCGGGCGCGGTTGCGCGCGCTGGACGTGGGGACGCTGACGGTCAAGAAGCGGGGCACCGCGGTGGACCCCGACCAGCTGCGCCGGCAGCTGGCGCTCAAGGGGTCGCGCCCGGCGACGATCGTCCTGACCCGCGTCGCCGGGCGGCAGAGCGTCCTGGTGGTGGAACCGGTCAGCCCGTGACCCCGGCCCGGAGGTCGGCCCGCAGGATCAGCGCGTCCACGTCGTCGGGCTGGTAGTAGCGGGCCCGGCGCGCGATCTGGACGAACCCCTCGCTGCGGTAGAGGTTCTGCGCGGGCTCGTTGTCCGCGCGCACCTCCAGCAGCAGGTGGGTGGCCCCGGCCTCGACGACCGCGGCGCGCAGGGCCCGCAGCAGCGCCCGCCCCGTCCCCCGGCCCTGCTGGTCGCGGGCCACCCCGACGGTCTGGACGTCCGCGTCGGCGCCGGCGACCACCACCCCGCCGTAGCCGACGACGCGCTCCCCCTCGAGGGCGACGAGGAAGCGCCGGTCGGGGCGGGCCAGCTCCCCCCAGAACGACTCCACCGACCAGGCGGAGCGGCCGAAGAGGTCGCGTTCGAGGGCGTGCACGTCGGCGAGGTGCCACCAGCGCATCCGGTGCAGTTCCACCGCGCCAGGGTAGGCGGCCGTCCTGACGTCAGGACGTCAGGACGGCCGGAGGTCAGGCCGGCCGGTCGGCGCGCTCCTCGCGCACGTCCACCAGCAACCGGTCCGAGCTGGTGCGGAACCGCTTGGTGCCCAGCATCATCGCCGCGGCCAGGAACGGCAGGACGCCCAGCGCGGCGATGCCCAGCGCGTCGGAGCCGGTGGCGTTCGCGATCGCCTCCCGCAGGTTCGGGGCGACGAAACCCCCGAGGTTGCCCAGGGAGTTGATGAGCCCGATGCCGGCCGCGGCGGCGGTGCCGGTGAGGAACGCCGTCGGGAACGACCAGGTGATGGGCCCGATGCTGAGGAACGACGAGACCGCGACCGTGATGAAGACGATGCCCAGCAGCGCGTACCCGTTGGCCCCCGCCCACGCCGAGGCGAAGACGAAGATCCCCGTGCTGACGAACAGCAGCGCACCCCAGACCCGGCGACGGGTCACCGTCACGGCGTGCTTGCCGGTGAAGTAGCAGGCGAAGATGCCGACCGTCCACGGGATCGCCGCGATGAGCCCGACCTCCCAGCCCACGTCGCGCCCCACGAGCCCGGCCACCTGCTTGGGCAGGTTGAACGTCACGCCGTAGACCGCGATCTGCAGGCAGAAGTAGATGACCGTGAAGTACCAGACCCGGCCGTTGCGCATGGCCGCCCACACCCCGCTGGGCCCGTCGCTGCGTCGCAGGTCGTCCTCGGCGGCCATCGCCTCGCGCAGCGCCGTCTTCTGCGCCACGGACAGGAACGACGCCTTCTCCGGGGAGTCCACCAGCAGGAAGATCGCGACGACGCCGGCGGCCACGGCCAGCAGGCCCTCCACGGCGAACATCAGCTGCCACCCCGTGATCCCGCCCTCCGCGGCGTCCCCCAGCTCGATGAGGAGCCCCGAGAGCGGGGAACCGATGATCTGGGAGAACGGCTGGGCCAGGTAGAAGATGGCGAACAGCCGCACGCGGTCGCGGTTCGGGAACCACTCCGAGAGGTACATGATGATGCCGGGGAACAGACCGGCCTCGGTGACCCCGAGCAGGAAGCGCAGGACGACGAACGACGTCTCGCCCTGCACGAAGGCGAAGGACGCCGACACCAGGCCCCAGGTGATGGCGATGCGCGCCAGCCACATCTTCGCCCCGAACCGCTGCAGGGCGAGGTTGCTGGGGATCTCGAAGAGGGCGTAGCCGATGAAGAACACCCCGGCCCCGAACGCGTACGCCGCTCCGGAGATCCCCCGGTCCAGCTCGAGGGCGTCCTCGGCGAACCCCACGTTGGTGCGGTCCAGGAACGCGACCACGTAGAGGATCACGATCATGGGCATCAGCCGTCTGGTCGCCCGGCTGACGGCCGAGGCGAGCACCGTTCCGGACGGTGCGGCCGGCGTCGTCGCTGGCATGGGGACCTCCTCGTCGAGACTTCCCGCTGTAACGATCGACAGGCTACGCCGCGTGGTGCCCCGTCACGCCGTG includes:
- a CDS encoding class I SAM-dependent methyltransferase codes for the protein MNSATTPTMTPDDVDALTSPAGRALLAELAGTEAEDPVALAARLRRAGHDPALAALATTQSRLRARAASKFGPRAQDLLLTAAGAEQATRAVVAAEHARRFAAAGVRRVADLGCGVGADSLAFLDAGLDVLAVDADPVTAAVAAHNLGRPVRCADVTAGVVDELGPGDGAWFDPARRTSGGRRLFDPEATSPPLSFVLATAARVPATGAKLAPGLPHDLVPAGAEAQWTSVDGEVVECALWSGPLARPGTGRSARVVRGGPSGAAVVEVDDTDLPVADVGPVGEFLHEPDGAVIRAGLVARVAADLGGRLVDETIAYVTTDTGLTSPLTRAFRVLEVLPFGLKPLRARLRALDVGTLTVKKRGTAVDPDQLRRQLALKGSRPATIVLTRVAGRQSVLVVEPVSP
- the rimI gene encoding ribosomal protein S18-alanine N-acetyltransferase: MELHRMRWWHLADVHALERDLFGRSAWSVESFWGELARPDRRFLVALEGERVVGYGGVVVAGADADVQTVGVARDQQGRGTGRALLRALRAAVVEAGATHLLLEVRADNEPAQNLYRSEGFVQIARRARYYQPDDVDALILRADLRAGVTG
- a CDS encoding MFS transporter, with amino-acid sequence MPATTPAAPSGTVLASAVSRATRRLMPMIVILYVVAFLDRTNVGFAEDALELDRGISGAAYAFGAGVFFIGYALFEIPSNLALQRFGAKMWLARIAITWGLVSASFAFVQGETSFVVLRFLLGVTEAGLFPGIIMYLSEWFPNRDRVRLFAIFYLAQPFSQIIGSPLSGLLIELGDAAEGGITGWQLMFAVEGLLAVAAGVVAIFLLVDSPEKASFLSVAQKTALREAMAAEDDLRRSDGPSGVWAAMRNGRVWYFTVIYFCLQIAVYGVTFNLPKQVAGLVGRDVGWEVGLIAAIPWTVGIFACYFTGKHAVTVTRRRVWGALLFVSTGIFVFASAWAGANGYALLGIVFITVAVSSFLSIGPITWSFPTAFLTGTAAAAGIGLINSLGNLGGFVAPNLREAIANATGSDALGIAALGVLPFLAAAMMLGTKRFRTSSDRLLVDVREERADRPA